In the Natronobacterium texcoconense genome, one interval contains:
- a CDS encoding uracil-xanthine permease family protein produces MSGERTDGAERSADEGIEYGVDDRPPLGESTVLGIQHYLTMVGANIAVPLILAEAMGMPGDITAHFVGTFFVVSGIATLAQTTFGNRYPIVQGAPFSMLAPALAIVAVVTAGGVSGQPDWQAALLQLQGAIIVAATVQVLMGYLGLVGKLQRFLSPVVIAPTIALIGLALFDAPQITTPDQSWWLLGLTLVLIVLFSQYLDIKHKAFRLYPVILAMALAWIVAAMLSVRGTFGPVSIGPIELGPITIDGVLSGDHPGYVPLGEVTDASLLLPIYPFQWGTPEITTAFVIGMFAGVLASIVESIGDYYAVANLTGSAAPSEKRINHGIGMEGLMNVFSGIMGTGGSTSYSENIGAIGLTGVASRYVVQIGAVVMLIFGVIGYFGQLIATIPDPIVGGLFIAMFAQIVAVGVSNLRHVDLDSSRNVFIIGFALFVGLAIPEYMANFENTLAFRDAIGIEASIAPLVGAELIAGTVLVGWIEAAAIAIVDTVFIIGSTGMAVGGLAALFLDNTIPGTREERGLAQWDRLTEDESEFESFWERWASEDDAGRGR; encoded by the coding sequence ATGAGCGGGGAGCGAACGGACGGCGCCGAGCGGAGCGCCGACGAGGGGATCGAGTACGGGGTCGACGACCGACCGCCGCTGGGTGAATCGACGGTGCTTGGCATCCAGCACTACCTGACGATGGTCGGTGCGAACATCGCGGTGCCGCTGATCCTGGCCGAGGCGATGGGGATGCCCGGCGACATCACGGCACATTTCGTCGGGACGTTCTTCGTCGTCTCGGGGATCGCGACGCTAGCCCAGACGACGTTCGGGAACCGGTACCCGATCGTCCAGGGGGCGCCGTTCTCGATGCTCGCGCCGGCGCTCGCCATCGTCGCCGTCGTGACCGCCGGGGGCGTCTCCGGTCAACCGGACTGGCAGGCTGCACTCCTGCAGTTACAGGGGGCAATCATCGTCGCCGCCACGGTTCAGGTACTGATGGGGTACCTCGGTCTGGTCGGCAAACTCCAGCGGTTCCTGTCGCCGGTCGTCATCGCGCCGACGATCGCACTGATCGGGCTGGCGCTGTTCGACGCGCCCCAGATCACCACGCCTGACCAGAGCTGGTGGCTGCTCGGACTGACGCTCGTGCTGATCGTCCTGTTCTCGCAGTATCTCGACATCAAGCACAAGGCGTTCCGGCTGTATCCGGTCATTCTGGCGATGGCGCTTGCTTGGATCGTCGCTGCGATGCTGTCCGTTCGTGGGACGTTCGGCCCTGTCTCGATCGGCCCGATCGAACTCGGCCCGATTACGATCGACGGCGTCCTCTCCGGAGATCACCCCGGCTACGTCCCGCTCGGCGAGGTCACCGACGCGTCACTCCTCCTGCCGATCTACCCGTTCCAGTGGGGTACTCCCGAGATCACGACCGCGTTCGTCATCGGGATGTTCGCCGGCGTGCTCGCATCGATCGTCGAGAGCATCGGCGACTACTACGCCGTCGCGAATCTGACGGGCTCGGCGGCACCGAGCGAGAAACGCATCAACCACGGGATCGGGATGGAAGGTCTGATGAACGTCTTCTCCGGGATCATGGGCACCGGCGGATCGACGTCGTACTCCGAGAACATCGGCGCGATCGGTCTCACCGGCGTCGCCTCGCGATACGTCGTCCAGATCGGTGCGGTCGTTATGCTGATCTTCGGCGTCATCGGCTACTTCGGCCAGTTGATCGCGACGATCCCCGACCCGATCGTCGGCGGCCTCTTTATCGCCATGTTCGCCCAGATCGTCGCCGTCGGTGTTTCCAACCTCAGGCACGTCGACCTCGACTCCTCGAGAAACGTCTTCATCATCGGCTTTGCCCTGTTCGTCGGGCTGGCGATCCCCGAGTACATGGCCAACTTCGAGAACACGCTCGCGTTCCGGGACGCCATCGGCATCGAAGCGAGCATCGCCCCGCTGGTCGGTGCCGAACTGATCGCCGGCACTGTCCTCGTGGGCTGGATCGAGGCCGCTGCGATCGCGATCGTCGACACCGTCTTCATCATCGGCTCGACCGGGATGGCCGTCGGCGGTCTCGCCGCGCTGTTCCTCGACAACACCATCCCCGGCACGCGGGAAGAACGCGGCCTCGCACAGTGGGATCGACTCACCGAAGACGAAAGCGAGTTCGAGTCGTTCTGGGAGCGCTGGGCAAGTGAAGACGACGCGGGCCGCGGTCGCTAA
- a CDS encoding cobyrinic acid a,c-diamide synthase — translation MQGFVLGGVSSGVGKTVATLTILQALEDAGYDVQPAKAGPDFIDPSHHEAVAGRPSRTLDLWLEGETGVRRNYARGEGDICVVEGVMGLYDGDGSSTAMVAEALGLPVVLVVDASAGMESIGATALGFAEYADAIGRDIDVAGIVAQRAHGGRHEEGIREALPDNLEYFGRIPPNPDLEIPDRHLGLEMGGEAALPREALREAAETLEAERLVDAASTPPEPAAMEPSEPVDATVAVASDAAFCFRYPATIERFRERGEVVTFSPVAGDAVPDCDGVYLPGGYPELHADALESSDTLAELGDRASDGLPVFGECGGLMAMSRSLTTTAGNRHEMAAILPADVTMHDRYQALDHVELEATGSTLTATVGETIRGHEFHYSSADVDGDAHFAFETVRGDGIDGDHDGLLEYESLGTYAHVHPESGAFDRFLEALDD, via the coding sequence ATGCAAGGGTTCGTTCTCGGCGGCGTCAGTTCCGGCGTCGGCAAGACCGTCGCGACGCTCACGATTCTCCAGGCACTCGAGGACGCCGGCTACGACGTCCAGCCTGCGAAGGCGGGGCCGGATTTCATCGATCCGAGCCACCACGAGGCAGTCGCCGGTCGCCCGTCGCGGACGCTCGACCTGTGGCTCGAGGGGGAAACGGGTGTCCGGCGAAACTACGCCCGCGGGGAGGGCGACATTTGTGTTGTCGAGGGCGTGATGGGACTGTACGACGGCGACGGCTCGAGTACGGCGATGGTCGCGGAGGCACTCGGTCTCCCAGTCGTGCTCGTCGTCGACGCCAGCGCGGGAATGGAGAGCATCGGCGCGACCGCGCTCGGATTCGCCGAGTACGCCGACGCGATCGGTCGCGATATCGACGTCGCGGGAATCGTCGCCCAGCGCGCCCACGGCGGCCGCCACGAGGAGGGCATCCGGGAGGCGCTGCCAGATAATCTCGAGTACTTCGGTCGGATTCCTCCCAATCCCGACCTCGAAATTCCGGATCGGCACCTCGGCCTCGAGATGGGCGGCGAAGCGGCGTTGCCACGGGAGGCGCTGCGGGAAGCCGCCGAGACGCTCGAGGCCGAACGACTGGTCGACGCCGCGTCTACACCTCCGGAACCCGCGGCCATGGAACCATCAGAACCCGTCGACGCCACTGTCGCCGTCGCCAGTGACGCGGCCTTCTGCTTTCGGTATCCGGCGACGATCGAACGGTTCCGCGAGCGGGGCGAGGTCGTGACGTTCTCACCGGTCGCGGGCGACGCCGTCCCCGACTGCGACGGCGTCTACCTCCCGGGCGGCTACCCCGAACTCCACGCGGACGCCCTCGAGTCGTCGGATACGCTCGCGGAACTCGGCGACCGAGCAAGCGACGGTCTCCCGGTATTCGGCGAATGTGGCGGCCTGATGGCGATGAGTCGGTCGCTGACGACCACGGCGGGCAACCGCCACGAGATGGCAGCCATTTTGCCCGCGGACGTGACGATGCACGACCGCTACCAGGCGCTCGATCACGTCGAACTCGAGGCCACAGGGTCGACGCTCACTGCGACCGTCGGTGAGACGATTCGGGGCCACGAGTTCCACTACTCGAGCGCCGACGTCGACGGCGACGCTCACTTTGCCTTCGAGACGGTTCGGGGCGACGGCATCGACGGTGACCACGACGGACTGCTCGAGTACGAATCGTTGGGGACCTACGCCCACGTCCATCCCGAAAGCGGCGCGTTCGATCGGTTCCTCGAGGCGCTCGACGACTGA
- a CDS encoding glycosyltransferase, protein MADYVPTSVVLPTTGWNGACAEVVAQLREEDELLVVCDDENEAVADRVADVSNARLVVAGDPEGCSGKANAVAAGMEAAEHDRIAWSDDDYHHPPDWLEGLRQDYEEHGPVSETPVFVGQDPLGAFLEPTQALSGTLMVYVADIPWGGAVMFERDDLGDEDAFLEELRRTVSDDGLLSEYVDVTTLGRTRRVEIGGSARESLENQVRFTQIVRNHDVRGIALMTGIATVLTAVAVLFPLPMLALTTLSMAAIYAAFGIRRWTFLTAYPVLLASVPLTLYGLARHTFVWGGRRYRWEDKFDVTVVSE, encoded by the coding sequence ATGGCCGACTACGTGCCGACGAGTGTCGTTTTGCCCACCACGGGATGGAACGGCGCCTGTGCGGAGGTCGTCGCCCAGCTCCGGGAGGAAGACGAACTCCTCGTGGTCTGTGACGACGAAAACGAAGCGGTTGCAGACCGCGTCGCCGACGTCTCCAACGCCAGGCTCGTCGTCGCCGGCGACCCCGAGGGTTGTTCCGGGAAGGCCAACGCCGTCGCCGCCGGGATGGAGGCCGCGGAACACGACCGGATCGCCTGGAGCGACGACGACTACCACCACCCACCGGACTGGCTCGAGGGGCTTCGACAGGACTACGAGGAACACGGGCCGGTCTCTGAGACGCCAGTCTTCGTCGGACAGGACCCTCTCGGTGCCTTTCTCGAGCCCACGCAGGCACTCAGCGGGACGCTCATGGTCTACGTCGCGGATATTCCCTGGGGTGGCGCAGTCATGTTCGAGCGCGACGACCTCGGAGACGAGGACGCGTTTCTCGAGGAACTCCGTCGAACGGTCAGCGACGACGGCCTCCTCTCGGAGTACGTCGACGTCACGACGCTCGGACGAACCCGTCGCGTCGAAATCGGGGGATCGGCCCGCGAGTCGCTCGAAAACCAGGTCCGGTTTACGCAGATCGTTCGCAACCACGACGTCAGGGGAATCGCGCTCATGACGGGGATTGCGACGGTGTTGACTGCCGTCGCCGTGCTGTTTCCGTTACCCATGCTGGCGCTGACGACGCTTTCGATGGCCGCTATCTACGCTGCGTTCGGGATTCGGCGGTGGACGTTCCTGACCGCGTACCCCGTTTTGCTTGCCTCCGTTCCACTTACCCTGTACGGACTGGCTCGCCACACGTTCGTCTGGGGTGGCCGCCGATACCGGTGGGAGGACAAGTTCGACGTGACGGTCGTCTCCGAGTAA
- a CDS encoding universal stress protein, protein MYDSILVATDGSESGTAAADHAIELAAQFDATLYGLTVLESRTDYDNAIVDPEEVARRRTERAESLLADLESAAADVGVAVETAMKSGVSHEEILAAAGEYDVDAIVVGGQGRSSFRRSLLGSTVDAVVRFTDRPVVVVTGDEDETTSPPH, encoded by the coding sequence ATGTACGACTCGATTCTCGTCGCGACCGACGGCAGCGAGTCGGGAACGGCCGCAGCCGATCATGCGATCGAACTCGCGGCACAGTTCGACGCCACGCTGTACGGGCTGACAGTTCTCGAGAGCCGGACCGACTACGACAACGCGATCGTCGATCCCGAGGAAGTCGCCCGTCGGCGAACCGAACGCGCGGAGTCGTTGCTCGCGGACCTCGAGTCGGCCGCGGCCGACGTCGGCGTCGCCGTCGAGACGGCGATGAAGTCGGGTGTCTCTCACGAGGAGATTCTCGCCGCCGCGGGCGAGTACGACGTAGATGCGATCGTCGTCGGCGGTCAGGGCCGGTCGTCGTTCAGGCGTTCGCTGCTGGGGAGTACGGTCGACGCCGTCGTCAGGTTCACCGACCGGCCGGTCGTCGTCGTGACCGGTGACGAAGACGAGACGACGTCTCCACCCCACTGA
- a CDS encoding universal stress protein — translation MSLLVPFDGSPLATKALEKASTFGDLLDEEVVVLTVIPDDSEYARDRGWITRGEPFDPEAIASGMETRAREVAPEATFRVEEVQSDEPTATATMNVVREIRRVAAKVGASVVFIGSENAGSVISPQSSVGSPVANDQRYDVYVVRQPDTGDSDPVSDVDSTIE, via the coding sequence ATGTCGTTGCTCGTTCCGTTCGACGGCTCACCGCTCGCGACGAAGGCTCTCGAGAAGGCCTCGACGTTCGGCGACCTCCTCGACGAAGAGGTCGTTGTTCTAACTGTCATTCCCGACGACTCGGAGTACGCCCGGGATCGAGGCTGGATTACGCGGGGTGAGCCGTTCGATCCGGAGGCGATCGCTTCGGGGATGGAGACGCGTGCCCGCGAGGTCGCACCGGAGGCGACGTTCCGCGTCGAAGAGGTCCAGTCCGACGAGCCGACCGCGACCGCGACGATGAACGTCGTCCGCGAGATTCGCCGCGTGGCCGCGAAGGTCGGAGCGAGCGTGGTGTTCATCGGCTCGGAGAACGCTGGCTCGGTGATCTCGCCACAGTCGAGCGTCGGTAGTCCAGTCGCGAACGACCAGCGCTACGACGTCTACGTCGTTCGCCAGCCCGATACCGGCGACAGCGACCCCGTCTCGGACGTCGATTCGACGATCGAGTGA
- the acs gene encoding acetate--CoA ligase produces MANRNGWGRGRSVPTGSPQVPPDSFVEQANVADEDVYATFDEEWPACWERAADLLSWDRPYDAVLEDDDPPFYRWFTGGRLNAAYNCVDRHLEAGRKTHAAIRWEGKHGERETYTYRDLYVAVNEFAAALRDLGVEEDDVVTIYLPMIPELPIAMLACARIGAPHSVVFAGLSSDALATRMDAADSEYLVTCDGYYRRGDAFNQKGKVDNARLALEHEVETVVVDRLGDELPHVLGEREWDYHDLREEFAGATVDPVSRDAEDMLFLMYTSGTTGEPKGVVHTTGGYLAHVAWTSHAVLDVEPEDTYWCSADIGWITGHSYIVYGPLALGTTTVMYEGTPDYPDRDRLWEIVDRNAVDVFYTAPTAVRAFMKWGEEYPERHDLSSLRLLGTVGEPISPRPWNWYREHVGDGECPVVDTWWQTETGAILISTLPGVDEMKPGAAGPGLPGIDVQVIDERGEAVDPGQIGYLTVGRPWPGMARTLYGGDDQYREEYWKRFSDPDAGEWRYFSGDAAAIDEDGYVTVLGRVDDVINVSGRRLSTMEIESAITDVEGVAEAAVVGRSSGTTATEIYAYVSTEGGFGPGDDAVRETIVDNVETAIGPIATPDTVVFTPELPKTRSGKIMRRLLEDIANGDDLGDTSALRNPEIVGEIQAAIGED; encoded by the coding sequence ATGGCCAACCGGAATGGGTGGGGGCGTGGCCGGTCCGTTCCCACCGGATCGCCCCAGGTCCCTCCCGACTCGTTCGTCGAGCAGGCAAACGTCGCAGACGAGGACGTCTACGCGACGTTCGACGAGGAGTGGCCGGCATGCTGGGAACGCGCTGCCGACCTGCTCTCCTGGGATCGACCGTACGACGCCGTCCTCGAGGACGACGATCCGCCCTTCTATCGCTGGTTTACGGGTGGGCGGCTGAACGCCGCGTACAACTGCGTCGATCGCCACCTCGAGGCGGGACGGAAGACCCACGCGGCGATCCGCTGGGAGGGGAAACACGGTGAGCGAGAGACCTACACCTATCGGGATCTCTACGTCGCGGTCAACGAGTTCGCGGCCGCGCTGCGGGATCTCGGCGTCGAGGAGGACGACGTCGTCACGATCTACCTGCCGATGATCCCCGAGTTGCCGATCGCGATGCTCGCGTGTGCCCGCATCGGCGCACCCCACAGCGTCGTCTTCGCCGGGCTTTCGTCGGACGCGCTCGCGACCCGGATGGACGCCGCCGACAGCGAGTACCTCGTCACCTGTGACGGCTACTACCGTCGCGGCGACGCGTTCAACCAGAAGGGGAAGGTGGACAATGCACGGCTCGCACTCGAGCACGAGGTCGAAACGGTGGTCGTCGATCGTCTCGGCGACGAACTCCCGCACGTACTCGGGGAACGGGAGTGGGATTACCACGACCTCCGCGAGGAGTTCGCAGGCGCGACGGTCGATCCGGTTTCGCGCGACGCGGAGGACATGCTGTTTCTGATGTACACGTCGGGGACGACGGGCGAACCCAAGGGCGTCGTCCACACGACCGGCGGTTATCTGGCACACGTCGCCTGGACGAGCCACGCCGTCCTGGACGTCGAACCCGAGGACACCTACTGGTGTTCGGCGGACATCGGCTGGATCACGGGCCACTCCTACATCGTCTACGGCCCGCTGGCGCTCGGGACGACGACCGTGATGTACGAGGGGACGCCGGACTACCCCGACCGGGATCGACTCTGGGAGATCGTCGACCGCAACGCAGTCGACGTCTTCTACACTGCGCCGACGGCAGTCCGGGCGTTCATGAAGTGGGGTGAGGAGTACCCAGAGCGCCACGACCTCTCGTCGCTTCGCTTGCTCGGCACGGTCGGTGAGCCGATCAGTCCCCGTCCCTGGAACTGGTACCGAGAGCACGTCGGCGACGGGGAGTGTCCGGTCGTCGACACCTGGTGGCAGACCGAGACGGGTGCGATACTGATCTCGACGCTGCCCGGCGTCGACGAGATGAAACCCGGTGCTGCGGGGCCGGGACTGCCGGGTATCGACGTTCAGGTGATCGACGAACGAGGCGAAGCGGTCGACCCTGGACAGATCGGCTACCTGACCGTCGGTCGGCCCTGGCCGGGGATGGCACGAACACTGTACGGCGGCGACGACCAGTACCGTGAGGAGTACTGGAAGCGATTCTCCGACCCCGACGCCGGGGAGTGGCGCTACTTCAGCGGCGACGCAGCGGCCATCGACGAGGATGGCTACGTCACCGTGCTGGGCCGGGTCGACGACGTGATCAACGTCTCCGGTCGCCGACTGAGTACGATGGAGATCGAGAGCGCGATCACCGACGTGGAAGGCGTCGCCGAGGCTGCCGTCGTCGGCCGCTCGAGTGGGACGACCGCGACGGAGATCTACGCCTACGTGAGCACCGAAGGTGGGTTCGGTCCCGGTGACGACGCCGTTCGCGAGACGATCGTGGACAACGTCGAGACGGCGATCGGCCCGATCGCGACGCCGGATACGGTAGTCTTCACGCCGGAACTGCCCAAAACTCGGTCGGGCAAGATTATGCGGCGACTGCTCGAGGACATCGCGAACGGCGACGACCTGGGCGATACGAGTGCGCTTCGGAACCCGGAGATCGTGGGGGAGATCCAGGCGGCGATCGGCGAGGACTGA
- a CDS encoding bacterio-opsin activator domain-containing protein produces the protein MSLEREEWDVLSRRQYESLLDAAETYREALVVRLCGEVGLRPAELVRLRIDDVDQARIDPPRYLVRVPATDDREERRTAYLPTHVERELRRYARSNGLSTEDRIFSVTPRRLQMLVSDVADRASDRVDDPALADVSTGDLRHFFAARALVDHGVNPRVVKAVGGWRSFEALERYLPEPTESEIVDGFETVERPSDPRGRESRSGSDAVGDDSVVRLLLAASDQYALVRLDEDGYVDRWNRSGAAMFGYRAGEIVGTHVSAFYTDDAVEDGRPERVLSSALEESGYETEGWRVQSDGSQFRATEVISPLRDDRGRHCGFALFVRDVSAYYEELEELQDRRAELGRRYALAKRHRELTRSLLESNDHEEVEIETCVTLADGDVYEFAWIDRTTMVDRREEWRAASGVDPDAIDEVVPDGWDPEPDDGIDVVDVTAEVDDEPFEGAIARVPLAYGETTYGTLAVATDRSVAFDRDERDWLTTIGRQVGYAITAVRRRNLLLSDHVVEFELECTDDRSFFVDVSDRLECRFELDSVVPVSESTQLYYFRLEGASPADVFDLAAVEEEVTDYRLIETYEDGWRVEFVVEGSSTMLTLSEYGVTVRTATIEDGVGTITAECAADADLRTIVNGFRATFPDSELVGKRESDRTVRTAREFREGLEDRLTDRQISSLRAAYFGGYYDWPRESTAEEVADAMGISSPTLHNHLRKGQHELLRTFFDERADDN, from the coding sequence ATGAGTCTGGAGAGGGAGGAGTGGGACGTCCTCTCCCGCCGGCAGTACGAGTCGCTGCTCGATGCCGCCGAAACCTACCGCGAGGCACTCGTCGTCCGGCTCTGTGGGGAGGTCGGGCTCCGGCCGGCTGAACTCGTCCGGTTGCGGATCGACGACGTCGATCAGGCCCGGATCGATCCGCCGCGATACCTCGTTCGCGTGCCGGCGACCGACGACCGGGAGGAGAGACGAACAGCCTACCTGCCGACCCACGTCGAGCGGGAGTTGCGGCGATACGCCCGGAGTAACGGGCTTTCGACCGAGGACCGGATCTTTTCGGTGACGCCGCGACGCCTCCAGATGCTCGTCTCGGACGTCGCCGACCGTGCGAGCGACCGCGTCGATGACCCCGCGCTCGCGGACGTCTCGACTGGCGACCTCAGACACTTCTTCGCGGCCCGGGCGCTCGTCGACCACGGCGTCAACCCACGGGTCGTCAAAGCGGTCGGCGGCTGGCGGAGTTTCGAAGCCCTCGAGCGGTATCTCCCCGAACCGACCGAGAGCGAGATCGTCGACGGCTTCGAGACCGTCGAGCGGCCGTCGGATCCGCGAGGCAGGGAGTCACGCTCGGGTTCCGACGCCGTCGGCGACGACAGCGTCGTTCGGTTACTGCTGGCCGCCAGCGACCAGTACGCCCTCGTCCGCCTCGACGAGGACGGCTACGTCGATCGCTGGAACCGCAGCGGTGCCGCCATGTTCGGCTATCGTGCCGGCGAGATCGTCGGCACGCACGTCTCGGCGTTTTACACCGACGACGCCGTCGAGGACGGCCGACCGGAACGGGTGCTCTCGAGCGCGCTCGAGGAGTCCGGCTACGAGACCGAAGGGTGGCGAGTTCAGTCGGACGGCTCGCAGTTTCGTGCGACGGAGGTGATCTCACCGCTCCGGGACGACCGGGGTCGCCACTGCGGGTTCGCCCTGTTCGTCCGCGATGTCTCCGCGTACTACGAAGAACTCGAGGAGCTACAGGACCGCCGGGCGGAACTCGGTCGCCGATACGCCCTGGCCAAACGGCATCGGGAGTTGACCCGCTCGCTGCTCGAGTCGAACGACCACGAGGAGGTCGAGATCGAGACCTGCGTTACCCTGGCCGACGGTGACGTCTACGAGTTCGCCTGGATCGATCGGACGACGATGGTCGATCGACGCGAGGAGTGGCGAGCGGCAAGCGGCGTCGACCCGGATGCGATCGACGAGGTCGTCCCCGACGGCTGGGATCCGGAGCCAGACGACGGGATCGACGTCGTCGACGTCACCGCAGAGGTCGACGACGAGCCGTTCGAGGGTGCTATCGCACGCGTCCCGCTCGCGTACGGAGAGACGACGTACGGAACCCTCGCCGTCGCGACCGACCGCTCGGTGGCGTTCGACAGGGACGAACGGGACTGGCTCACGACTATCGGTCGTCAAGTCGGGTACGCGATCACGGCCGTCCGCCGACGGAACCTCCTGCTGTCGGATCACGTCGTCGAATTCGAACTCGAGTGTACGGACGATCGGTCGTTTTTCGTCGACGTCTCGGACCGACTCGAGTGTCGGTTCGAACTCGACTCGGTCGTCCCCGTCTCGGAGTCGACGCAACTGTACTACTTCCGACTCGAGGGGGCGTCGCCGGCCGACGTCTTCGACCTCGCTGCGGTCGAGGAGGAGGTCACCGATTACCGGTTGATCGAGACCTACGAGGACGGCTGGCGTGTCGAGTTCGTCGTCGAGGGCTCCTCGACGATGCTGACGCTGTCGGAGTACGGCGTCACCGTCCGCACGGCGACCATCGAGGACGGGGTCGGGACGATCACGGCCGAGTGTGCGGCCGACGCCGACCTCCGGACGATCGTCAACGGTTTCCGGGCCACGTTCCCAGACTCGGAACTGGTCGGGAAACGCGAGAGCGACCGCACTGTCCGGACTGCCCGCGAGTTCAGGGAGGGACTCGAGGATCGGCTGACCGACCGCCAGATATCCTCGCTGCGGGCGGCGTACTTCGGCGGCTACTACGACTGGCCTCGCGAGAGTACGGCCGAAGAGGTAGCCGACGCGATGGGTATCTCCTCGCCGACGCTGCACAACCACCTCCGGAAAGGGCAACACGAACTGCTCCGGACGTTTTTCGACGAGCGAGCCGACGATAACTGA
- a CDS encoding DUF6498-containing protein, translated as MAGSSVDPEYRIALTIIVGVNLFPLVGFVLFDWEPILVGLLYWLDVVSLVLVYSVCALFAQRWSHTELEEKSLLPGTVGLDYWSDEPRNLSRSLPPVYTRNLAVIIPTALFLLFVLFAVGAQAFFGDIELGRRVAGDAFAFLGAFGVFATLEGVVTGAVIIGAHAITIHRAYFRTGKYRDQSAYMVLESTIRFVLLYVTCLFAFLFYLVLVLAVGEFVVTSIVSETVAQQGAVVVLAASFLAVKLALERMRLRAEWTEKAGLTSWFRPSPLPESDDANG; from the coding sequence ATGGCCGGATCATCAGTCGATCCAGAATATCGGATTGCGCTGACGATAATCGTCGGTGTCAACCTCTTTCCGCTGGTCGGGTTCGTACTGTTCGACTGGGAGCCGATACTCGTGGGCTTGCTGTACTGGCTGGACGTCGTGTCGTTAGTTCTCGTGTACAGCGTCTGCGCGCTGTTTGCACAGCGGTGGAGTCACACCGAACTCGAGGAGAAATCTCTCCTTCCTGGGACGGTTGGACTGGACTACTGGAGTGACGAGCCACGCAACCTCTCTCGCTCGCTCCCGCCGGTATACACCCGAAATCTGGCCGTGATTATTCCGACAGCACTGTTCCTGTTGTTCGTTCTGTTCGCGGTCGGCGCACAGGCGTTCTTCGGTGATATCGAACTCGGCCGCAGAGTTGCTGGCGACGCGTTCGCATTTCTCGGTGCGTTCGGAGTCTTTGCTACACTGGAAGGGGTTGTAACGGGAGCCGTCATCATCGGAGCGCACGCTATAACGATCCATCGAGCGTATTTCCGGACCGGAAAGTACAGAGACCAATCCGCATACATGGTGCTCGAAAGCACGATCCGATTCGTTCTGCTGTACGTCACCTGTCTGTTCGCGTTCCTCTTCTATCTCGTACTGGTTCTCGCAGTGGGGGAGTTCGTGGTGACGAGCATCGTTTCCGAGACGGTTGCACAGCAGGGCGCCGTCGTCGTTCTCGCCGCGTCGTTTCTCGCGGTGAAACTCGCACTCGAGCGGATGCGGCTCCGTGCGGAATGGACCGAGAAAGCCGGGCTCACGTCGTGGTTTCGCCCATCGCCACTGCCGGAGTCGGACGACGCAAACGGGTGA